A window from Listeria seeligeri serovar 1/2b str. SLCC3954 encodes these proteins:
- a CDS encoding carbohydrate ABC transporter permease, producing the protein MKTEKSGSPKWQLFKNILTYVIICLGGIIMIMPFIWMISTAFKTGAANMTLPPQFIPEDPTTANFTQVFEMFPMFRFLINSVVVAVVTTLGQMLFCSMAAYAFARIPFWGRDKLFLLYLATMMVPAQVTMIPQFILMKQFGWLDSYAGLIVPALFSVFGTFLLRQAFMGIPKELEEAAFMDGANHFTIFRKVILPLAKPTFATLGILTFMQSWNSYLWPLIVTSSQEMATLPLGLSLLQGRYGTNYGLMMAGVLISVIPILAVYLFAQKYFIQGMAMSGMKE; encoded by the coding sequence ATGAAAACAGAAAAAAGTGGTTCACCAAAATGGCAACTATTTAAAAATATTTTAACTTATGTCATTATCTGTCTTGGTGGGATAATTATGATTATGCCATTTATCTGGATGATCTCGACGGCATTCAAGACAGGTGCAGCAAACATGACCTTACCACCACAATTTATTCCTGAAGATCCAACAACGGCGAACTTCACTCAAGTATTTGAAATGTTCCCAATGTTCAGGTTCCTAATTAACTCAGTAGTTGTTGCAGTTGTAACAACTCTTGGACAAATGCTGTTTTGTTCTATGGCGGCATATGCTTTTGCGCGAATCCCGTTCTGGGGTCGAGATAAATTATTTTTACTTTACCTTGCGACAATGATGGTACCAGCTCAAGTTACAATGATTCCTCAATTCATTTTGATGAAACAATTTGGTTGGTTAGATTCTTATGCAGGACTTATTGTACCAGCACTATTCAGCGTATTTGGGACATTCCTATTACGCCAAGCATTCATGGGAATTCCAAAAGAACTTGAAGAAGCGGCATTCATGGATGGCGCAAACCATTTTACGATTTTCCGGAAAGTTATTTTACCGCTTGCGAAACCAACTTTTGCAACGCTTGGTATTTTGACATTCATGCAATCTTGGAACAGCTACTTATGGCCGTTAATCGTTACAAGTTCACAAGAAATGGCTACATTACCTTTAGGGCTCTCACTTTTACAGGGAAGATATGGAACGAATTATGGTTTGATGATGGCGGGAGTACTTATTAGTGTTATCCCGATCCTAGCAGTGTACCTTTTCGCTCAAAAATATTTCATCCAAGGAATGGCAATGAGCGGAATGAAAGAATAA
- a CDS encoding GIY-YIG nuclease family protein, translating to MAKASEHFFYVLKCSDNSYYGGYTTDVARREAEHNAGIRCKYTKTRRPVKVIHFEKFATRSEATKAESAFKKLSRKNKDAYLEREEENE from the coding sequence ATGGCGAAAGCGAGTGAACATTTCTTTTATGTGCTAAAATGTAGTGATAATTCCTATTATGGTGGATATACGACAGACGTCGCGCGCCGAGAAGCTGAACATAACGCCGGAATCAGGTGTAAATATACCAAAACACGCCGCCCGGTAAAAGTGATTCATTTTGAAAAATTTGCAACTAGAAGTGAGGCAACAAAAGCAGAATCAGCTTTTAAAAAGTTGTCGCGCAAAAATAAAGATGCCTATTTAGAGCGGGAGGAGGAGAATGAATGA
- a CDS encoding ROK family transcriptional regulator produces MDILRKGNKDLIKDINRYTVLNLIREKGEITRTEIAKKCDFGMSTLTYILDDLQQEGIILEGAETSSTGGRRAKLVRFNKDYGFVVSVKVEEEQLLFALTDLNAKIIQNSSVPFLAEKKPEDAIQLIAENVKKMCGNRNMDHLLGVGIAISGLVNRKKGIVIRSTMLGWENVALESMLNAHFPNIPVYVDKNINCYTLAELWLGEGKHSNNFATVSVGAGLGLSVVINRQIYYGSQGGAGEFGHTTIQPGGYKCHCGQKGCLEMYASEFYFRNRGEELKAAYPASDLNDFHFDNVAKSARSGDAMATELMGKMGEYLGYGIRNIINTFNPEKVIIVGEGLHHRDLFLTKIDEIASQNFFSGAGFETEITTTSLEDPAWLQGAALLVIHQLFQVPIYEEEQTLLR; encoded by the coding sequence ATGGATATCTTAAGAAAAGGGAATAAAGATTTAATTAAAGATATAAACCGCTACACTGTCCTTAATTTGATTCGCGAAAAAGGAGAAATTACTCGGACAGAAATTGCAAAAAAATGTGATTTTGGGATGTCTACGCTAACGTATATTTTGGATGACTTGCAGCAAGAAGGCATCATTTTAGAAGGAGCAGAAACATCATCTACTGGCGGCAGACGTGCCAAACTAGTCAGATTCAATAAAGATTATGGATTTGTTGTTAGTGTGAAAGTAGAAGAGGAACAACTTCTTTTTGCGTTAACTGACTTAAATGCAAAAATTATCCAAAACAGCTCAGTACCATTTTTAGCAGAGAAAAAACCAGAAGATGCGATTCAGTTAATTGCTGAAAACGTGAAAAAAATGTGTGGAAACAGAAATATGGACCATTTGCTAGGTGTAGGAATTGCGATTTCAGGTCTTGTTAATCGTAAAAAAGGAATCGTTATTCGTTCCACTATGCTTGGTTGGGAAAACGTAGCGTTAGAATCCATGTTAAATGCCCATTTTCCCAATATTCCAGTGTATGTAGATAAAAATATAAACTGCTATACACTTGCAGAATTATGGTTAGGTGAAGGAAAACATTCGAATAACTTTGCAACAGTTTCAGTAGGAGCAGGTCTTGGTTTGTCTGTTGTTATTAACCGTCAAATCTACTATGGCTCGCAAGGTGGCGCAGGTGAGTTTGGTCATACAACTATTCAACCAGGTGGCTATAAATGTCACTGTGGACAAAAAGGTTGCTTAGAAATGTATGCTTCTGAGTTTTATTTCCGAAATCGTGGAGAAGAACTTAAAGCCGCTTACCCAGCATCGGATTTAAATGATTTTCATTTTGATAATGTCGCAAAAAGCGCAAGATCAGGTGATGCAATGGCAACAGAATTAATGGGGAAAATGGGTGAATATTTAGGATACGGGATTAGAAATATTATTAACACCTTTAACCCAGAAAAAGTAATAATTGTTGGAGAAGGCTTACACCATCGCGACTTATTCTTAACGAAAATCGACGAAATTGCATCACAAAACTTTTTTTCAGGGGCTGGCTTTGAAACAGAAATTACGACAACTTCTTTAGAGGATCCTGCATGGTTACAAGGTGCGGCTTTACTAGTCATCCACCAATTGTTTCAAGTACCAATCTATGAAGAAGAACAAACTTTACTACGCTAA
- a CDS encoding PSP1 domain-containing protein has translation MLKIVGVRFKDVGKIYYFSPGELEITENQGVIVENAQGIEFGKTVIEPRYVDEEDVVLPLKKVLRVATEADYKCVAENGDSCQKAFLLCDEKIRERELEMSLVDVDYTFDRNKIIFYFTAEGRVDFRELVKDLASVFRTRIELRQIGVRDEAKLLGGIGPCGRMLCCSTFLGDFEPVSIKMAKDQNLSLNPTKISGLCGRLMCCLKYENDEYEQAKREMPDVGVKVKTPEGAEARVSGINLLSRILQVSLPEEETVIEYELDELRPFNDFLKQPAKS, from the coding sequence ATGCTTAAAATCGTAGGCGTCCGCTTTAAAGACGTTGGTAAAATATATTATTTTTCGCCAGGGGAACTAGAAATTACAGAAAACCAAGGCGTTATTGTCGAAAATGCACAAGGAATTGAATTTGGGAAAACCGTCATCGAGCCGCGTTATGTGGACGAAGAGGACGTTGTATTGCCCTTAAAGAAAGTACTTCGAGTGGCAACCGAAGCTGATTATAAGTGTGTTGCTGAAAATGGCGATTCTTGTCAGAAAGCCTTTTTATTATGTGATGAAAAAATCCGTGAGCGTGAACTGGAAATGAGCTTGGTGGATGTCGATTATACATTTGATCGAAACAAAATTATTTTTTATTTTACCGCAGAAGGTCGCGTCGATTTCCGAGAGCTCGTGAAAGATTTAGCATCAGTTTTCCGGACGCGTATTGAACTGCGCCAAATTGGTGTTCGTGATGAAGCGAAATTACTTGGCGGAATTGGTCCATGTGGCCGGATGCTTTGTTGTTCAACGTTTCTTGGCGATTTCGAACCAGTATCCATCAAAATGGCAAAAGACCAAAACTTGTCGCTTAATCCAACGAAAATTTCTGGATTATGCGGCCGTTTAATGTGTTGTTTGAAGTACGAAAACGATGAATACGAACAAGCAAAACGTGAAATGCCGGATGTTGGCGTAAAAGTTAAAACTCCAGAAGGCGCAGAAGCACGTGTTTCGGGAATCAACTTACTTTCTAGAATCTTACAAGTAAGTTTGCCCGAAGAAGAGACGGTTATAGAATACGAATTGGATGAATTACGTCCATTTAACGATTTTCTAAAACAACCGGCAAAGTCTTGA
- a CDS encoding GRP family sugar transporter — translation MNIMIALIPALLWGTVPLLITKFGGSTRQQTMGMTLGALIFAVIVFFFTDPVYTLQTVSISFLTGCLWSVGQMFQLRAFKIIGVSKAMPISTGMQLVGTTLCGVILFHEWDTTLRIILGFIALTLIVGGIFLTSYAEKEEDGSNALKQGLITLLISSAGYVGLVVLIQGFKIDGINAILPQAIGMVLSALIMTSSGGTEKRINKRTLLLAIPGIIWATGNVAMVYANQLVGVATGFSLSQLGVVISTIGGIVLLKEKKTRKEMIYVIVGVVLVVLGGILIGVSKGA, via the coding sequence TTGAATATCATGATTGCGCTGATTCCTGCGTTACTTTGGGGAACAGTACCGCTACTTATTACTAAGTTCGGCGGTTCAACAAGGCAACAAACAATGGGAATGACACTAGGGGCGTTAATTTTTGCAGTAATCGTTTTTTTCTTTACTGACCCAGTCTACACACTGCAAACAGTCAGCATCAGCTTTTTGACAGGGTGTTTATGGTCGGTTGGACAAATGTTTCAACTACGCGCCTTCAAAATAATTGGTGTATCGAAAGCGATGCCAATTTCTACCGGAATGCAGCTAGTTGGAACGACGCTTTGTGGGGTGATTTTGTTCCATGAATGGGATACAACATTACGGATTATACTTGGTTTTATCGCTTTAACACTTATTGTAGGCGGAATATTCCTAACTTCTTACGCAGAAAAAGAAGAAGATGGATCAAATGCATTAAAACAAGGCTTAATTACTTTATTGATTTCATCAGCGGGCTATGTAGGGCTAGTTGTGCTCATTCAAGGCTTTAAAATTGATGGCATTAACGCGATTTTACCTCAAGCGATTGGGATGGTTTTAAGTGCGCTAATTATGACAAGTAGCGGCGGAACTGAAAAACGAATCAATAAACGGACACTACTGTTAGCTATTCCAGGGATCATTTGGGCGACAGGGAATGTGGCGATGGTTTACGCAAATCAACTTGTCGGCGTTGCAACTGGCTTTTCATTGTCGCAACTAGGTGTAGTAATCTCAACTATCGGCGGCATCGTGCTACTAAAAGAAAAGAAAACTCGGAAAGAAATGATTTATGTCATCGTTGGAGTGGTTTTAGTCGTTCTTGGTGGAATCTTAATCGGAGTTTCAAAAGGTGCTTAA
- the rsmI gene encoding 16S rRNA (cytidine(1402)-2'-O)-methyltransferase, whose product MIKSQKSFSGVQTGALYLVPTPIGNLEDMTFRAINMLKEADIIAAEDTRNTVKLLNHFEITTRMTSYHQFTKENKEENIIERMLSGEVVALVSDAGMPSISDPGYELVQSALKADIPVIPLPGANAALTALIASGLAPQPFYFYGFLPRQNKERTQAIEKLAAREETWILYESPHRLKETLKAISKITGNDRKIVLCRELTKRFEEFLRGTVEEALNWATDEEVRGEFCIIIEGNDNPPLAEETLWWQELDIKTHVSTVMEQENVSSKDAIKTVMKARNLPKREVYAAYHEIK is encoded by the coding sequence ATGATTAAAAGTCAAAAAAGTTTCAGTGGGGTTCAGACAGGAGCGCTCTATTTAGTGCCAACGCCAATTGGAAACCTAGAGGACATGACTTTTCGTGCAATTAATATGTTAAAAGAAGCAGACATTATCGCCGCGGAAGATACAAGAAATACCGTGAAACTCTTAAATCATTTCGAGATCACGACCCGAATGACGAGTTATCATCAGTTCACAAAAGAAAATAAAGAGGAGAACATAATTGAACGGATGTTAAGTGGTGAAGTGGTGGCGCTTGTGAGTGACGCTGGAATGCCCTCGATTTCTGATCCAGGCTATGAACTTGTTCAAAGTGCGCTAAAAGCAGATATCCCAGTCATTCCACTTCCAGGAGCGAACGCAGCTTTGACAGCATTAATCGCTTCAGGTCTAGCACCACAACCATTTTATTTTTACGGATTTTTACCACGCCAAAACAAAGAACGCACCCAAGCAATCGAAAAACTCGCAGCTCGCGAAGAAACATGGATTTTATATGAATCGCCACACCGTTTGAAAGAAACGTTAAAAGCAATCAGCAAAATTACCGGAAATGACCGAAAAATCGTTTTATGTCGTGAATTAACGAAACGATTTGAAGAATTTTTGCGTGGTACGGTAGAAGAAGCGCTTAACTGGGCAACAGACGAAGAAGTACGCGGTGAATTTTGCATTATAATAGAAGGAAACGACAATCCACCACTTGCAGAAGAAACACTTTGGTGGCAAGAATTAGATATTAAAACCCACGTCAGCACAGTAATGGAGCAAGAAAATGTTAGTTCTAAAGACGCGATTAAAACAGTCATGAAAGCGCGAAACTTACCAAAGCGCGAAGTATATGCGGCTTATCATGAAATAAAATAA
- a CDS encoding GRP family sugar transporter: MNIVIALIPAVMWGIMPLVVSKIGGKPRQQIIGTTLGALLFAIGVFLFTNPEYTTTILIASFVSGAFWSLGQMNQFRAFTQVGVSKTMPLSTGMQLVGTSLFGVFAFHEWGTTSKLVIGFSALALIIFGIFLTSYQQHKDENSGQNMKKGLITLVISSVGYVGYVVITQWFNISGWDAILPQAVGMVVAGLLFSIKSSEKRFTKQTWLNMIPGIMWATGNLALLFSNKLVGIATGFSLSQMGVVISTIGGILFLGEKKTKKELVLVIFGVILVIIGGTMIGIAKS, encoded by the coding sequence ATGAATATAGTTATCGCATTAATTCCAGCAGTTATGTGGGGGATTATGCCGCTAGTTGTTTCAAAAATTGGCGGAAAACCACGGCAGCAAATTATCGGAACGACTTTAGGAGCATTGCTTTTTGCAATTGGCGTGTTCCTTTTTACAAATCCAGAATACACAACAACGATTTTAATTGCTAGTTTTGTTTCAGGGGCATTTTGGAGTTTAGGCCAGATGAATCAATTCCGGGCTTTTACCCAAGTTGGTGTATCAAAAACAATGCCGCTTTCGACGGGGATGCAATTAGTCGGAACATCACTTTTTGGCGTCTTTGCTTTTCATGAGTGGGGCACAACATCGAAATTAGTTATTGGATTTTCAGCATTAGCACTTATTATTTTTGGGATATTTTTAACAAGTTATCAACAACATAAAGATGAAAATTCCGGACAAAATATGAAAAAAGGACTTATTACTCTAGTTATTTCTTCAGTTGGTTATGTTGGATATGTTGTTATTACGCAATGGTTTAATATTAGTGGTTGGGACGCAATTTTACCGCAAGCAGTGGGGATGGTTGTCGCTGGGCTATTATTTTCCATTAAATCATCTGAAAAACGGTTTACAAAACAAACTTGGCTAAATATGATTCCGGGTATCATGTGGGCTACTGGTAACTTAGCGCTATTATTCTCTAATAAATTAGTCGGAATCGCAACCGGATTTTCACTTTCGCAAATGGGTGTCGTCATTTCAACCATTGGCGGAATCCTTTTCTTAGGCGAGAAAAAGACAAAGAAAGAATTGGTTCTTGTTATTTTCGGTGTTATTTTAGTAATTATCGGTGGAACAATGATTGGAATTGCCAAAAGTTAA
- a CDS encoding ABC transporter substrate-binding protein → MKKGLLLLMVVVLSVFGLSACGGGSSSDGDKTEITYYQFSAPADGKALDEMVKEFEKQNPDIKVKVQTIAYNDYFTKLQTQIAGGDAPDAFELNYETFVQYAEKGVLADLTSYIEKDKDFDPSTLNKQAYDAFKYEDKQYGMVESFSNVVTIYNKDLFDKAGVDYPTADWTWKDEQAAAEKLTDAKNKVWGTSQPVTMNEFYKVAAQNGGSIFNEDMTAATINSPENVEALTHLTSEVTDSKVAPSPSDLSGQLPEDLFMNGQIAMLHTGIWLFDMFQDAPFEWDVQVEAGNTQKATHFFANGIGVSKDSDKKEAAFKFASFMSANEEAAKIRIDNNWELPATENKEILQPYLDATPPENREAVFESLQYMVLPPVVKDWNKISDYTNSEFEKVLNGASTPEKALKNSEANINETMGFK, encoded by the coding sequence TTGAAAAAAGGTTTATTATTGTTAATGGTTGTTGTCCTGTCCGTATTTGGTCTCTCAGCATGTGGTGGTGGAAGTAGCAGCGACGGAGATAAAACAGAAATTACGTATTATCAATTCTCCGCACCTGCTGACGGTAAAGCGCTTGATGAAATGGTAAAAGAATTTGAAAAACAAAATCCTGATATTAAAGTAAAAGTTCAAACAATTGCTTATAATGATTATTTCACGAAACTTCAAACACAAATCGCTGGTGGAGACGCACCGGATGCCTTTGAACTTAACTATGAAACTTTTGTTCAATATGCTGAAAAAGGCGTACTGGCTGATTTAACAAGTTATATTGAAAAAGATAAAGATTTTGACCCATCAACACTTAACAAACAAGCTTACGATGCCTTCAAATACGAAGATAAACAATACGGTATGGTAGAAAGTTTCTCCAACGTAGTAACAATTTATAATAAAGACCTTTTTGACAAAGCAGGCGTTGATTATCCAACTGCTGACTGGACTTGGAAAGACGAACAAGCGGCAGCGGAAAAATTAACAGATGCTAAAAATAAAGTTTGGGGAACTTCTCAACCAGTAACAATGAACGAATTTTACAAAGTAGCAGCACAAAATGGTGGTTCAATTTTCAATGAAGATATGACTGCAGCCACTATTAACAGTCCTGAAAACGTAGAAGCATTAACACATTTAACAAGCGAAGTAACTGATTCAAAAGTTGCGCCATCTCCATCTGATTTATCTGGTCAATTACCAGAAGACTTATTCATGAATGGTCAAATCGCAATGCTTCATACTGGTATTTGGTTGTTCGATATGTTCCAAGATGCACCATTTGAATGGGATGTACAAGTTGAAGCAGGAAACACACAAAAAGCAACTCACTTCTTCGCTAACGGAATCGGCGTTTCAAAAGACTCTGATAAAAAAGAAGCAGCGTTCAAATTTGCATCATTCATGAGTGCGAATGAAGAAGCAGCGAAAATCAGAATTGATAATAACTGGGAACTTCCAGCAACTGAAAATAAAGAAATCTTGCAACCATATTTAGATGCAACTCCTCCAGAAAACAGAGAAGCAGTATTTGAATCCTTGCAATATATGGTCTTACCTCCAGTTGTGAAAGATTGGAATAAAATCAGTGATTACACCAATTCGGAATTTGAAAAAGTTCTAAATGGCGCCTCAACTCCTGAAAAAGCGCTGAAAAATAGTGAAGCTAATATCAACGAAACAATGGGATTTAAATAA
- a CDS encoding tRNA1(Val) (adenine(37)-N6)-methyltransferase — protein MEKLKLIGDERLDYLLAENLRIIQSPSVFSFSIDAVLLAKFSYLPIRKGKIIDLCSGNGIIPLLLSTRTEAQIVGVEIQPRLADMAKRSVVYNELESQIEMIEHDLKKITDIIPKERADIVTCNPPYFAGPATSLKNENEHYRIARHEVMCTLEDTIRVASNLLKQGGKANFVHRPERLLDILDLMRKYRLEPKRIQMVHPRLDREANTVLVEGIKDGKPGVKYIPPVIVYDETGEYTPVIKEILYGESE, from the coding sequence TTGGAAAAACTCAAATTAATAGGTGACGAAAGGCTAGACTATTTGCTAGCTGAAAATTTGCGGATTATTCAAAGTCCGTCTGTCTTTTCTTTTTCAATTGATGCGGTTCTCTTGGCGAAATTCAGCTATTTGCCAATTCGTAAAGGGAAAATAATTGATTTGTGCAGCGGGAACGGGATTATTCCGTTGTTACTTAGCACCCGAACAGAAGCGCAAATTGTTGGTGTGGAAATTCAGCCGCGCCTTGCCGATATGGCGAAACGAAGCGTAGTTTACAATGAGCTCGAAAGTCAGATTGAGATGATTGAACATGATTTGAAAAAAATTACCGATATCATCCCCAAAGAACGCGCGGATATTGTTACTTGTAATCCGCCATATTTTGCAGGCCCGGCGACAAGTTTGAAAAACGAAAATGAACATTACCGAATTGCTCGCCATGAAGTCATGTGTACGCTAGAAGACACGATTCGCGTCGCATCAAATCTGTTAAAACAAGGTGGAAAAGCTAATTTTGTTCATCGTCCTGAACGCCTCCTTGATATTCTAGACTTAATGCGCAAATATCGCTTAGAGCCAAAACGAATTCAAATGGTGCATCCACGTTTGGACCGAGAAGCAAATACCGTGCTTGTCGAAGGAATTAAAGACGGCAAACCCGGCGTGAAATATATCCCACCAGTTATCGTCTATGATGAAACCGGCGAATATACCCCAGTAATAAAGGAGATTTTATATGGCGAAAGCGAGTGA
- the yabA gene encoding DNA replication initiation control protein YabA, which translates to MDKKAIFDSVSNMEEQIGELYQQLGDLKTNLGEMLEENNRLNLENEHLRRRLSLTDEASSEQEAEEEAVHGVMAPNRKEAMQQMIELGEGYDNLVQLYREGFHVCNVHFGSPRGNDEDCLFCLSLLNKK; encoded by the coding sequence TTGGATAAAAAAGCTATTTTTGACTCAGTCAGTAATATGGAGGAGCAAATTGGCGAATTGTATCAGCAACTTGGAGATCTAAAGACAAACTTAGGTGAAATGTTGGAAGAAAATAACCGGTTAAACCTTGAGAATGAGCATTTGCGACGTAGGCTTTCTTTGACAGACGAGGCATCATCTGAACAAGAAGCGGAAGAAGAAGCGGTTCATGGTGTAATGGCGCCGAATCGTAAAGAAGCAATGCAACAAATGATTGAACTCGGGGAAGGTTACGATAATCTTGTCCAACTTTACAGAGAAGGATTTCATGTCTGCAATGTACATTTCGGCAGTCCGCGCGGCAATGATGAAGATTGTCTGTTTTGCCTATCCTTACTTAATAAAAAATAA
- a CDS encoding carbohydrate ABC transporter permease: MVGMTRKKTLFWLCIFLLPNLLGFLIFIAIPILGSLGISFTDWDLVSTIHFTGFDNYKRLFNDPEFWKSFRNTITFIIGYLPTVMVLGLACALMLNQKIKLRPFFRAVYFLPVITSWVAVSLVWKWLFNPTYGLINYFLSLIGIAGPDWLTDPHTAMIAVIITSAWKDIGFVMVLFLGGLQNISPSYYEAANMDGASKLRQLFSITIPLLTPTTFFVTIISLINSFQVFDQVMIMTEGGPSGATMTLVQNIYNHAFRYFEMGYASAMSWILFIVIFIITIIQNKLQKRWSNY, translated from the coding sequence ATGGTTGGTATGACTAGGAAGAAAACACTCTTTTGGCTATGTATTTTCTTATTGCCCAATTTACTTGGTTTTCTTATTTTTATCGCAATTCCAATCCTAGGCTCGCTCGGTATTAGTTTTACCGATTGGGACCTAGTTAGTACGATTCACTTTACGGGATTTGACAATTATAAAAGATTATTTAATGATCCGGAGTTTTGGAAGTCATTTAGAAACACCATTACGTTTATCATTGGTTACTTACCAACAGTAATGGTTCTTGGATTAGCCTGTGCGCTAATGCTAAATCAAAAAATCAAACTTAGACCGTTTTTCCGAGCGGTGTACTTTTTACCCGTAATTACTTCATGGGTAGCAGTTTCATTAGTATGGAAATGGTTATTCAACCCAACATATGGTCTGATTAACTATTTCTTATCATTAATTGGTATTGCTGGTCCGGACTGGTTGACAGATCCACACACGGCGATGATTGCAGTTATTATCACGAGTGCATGGAAAGATATTGGTTTTGTTATGGTGCTATTTTTGGGCGGCTTACAAAACATTTCTCCATCATACTACGAAGCAGCGAATATGGACGGAGCATCAAAACTTCGCCAACTATTTTCTATTACAATCCCACTGCTTACGCCAACCACATTCTTTGTGACGATAATCTCGCTAATCAACTCATTCCAGGTGTTTGACCAAGTTATGATTATGACAGAGGGTGGTCCAAGTGGAGCAACGATGACACTCGTTCAAAATATTTACAATCACGCATTTAGATACTTTGAAATGGGCTATGCCTCCGCGATGAGTTGGATATTGTTTATTGTTATTTTCATCATTACAATTATTCAAAATAAACTTCAAAAAAGGTGGTCCAATTACTAA
- a CDS encoding AbrB/MazE/SpoVT family DNA-binding domain-containing protein, with the protein MKSTGMVRKMDELGRVVIPIEIRRTMNLKEKDPLEIFIDDEAIILKKYSAGLVCDVTGEFSVDNKKFVDGKLTLSKEGAAELMEEIKRRFGDSL; encoded by the coding sequence ATGAAATCAACTGGAATGGTAAGAAAAATGGATGAACTTGGTCGCGTTGTGATTCCAATAGAAATTAGACGCACCATGAATTTAAAAGAAAAAGATCCACTTGAAATCTTTATTGACGATGAAGCAATTATTTTAAAGAAATATTCTGCTGGTTTGGTATGTGATGTTACTGGAGAGTTTTCTGTAGATAATAAAAAATTCGTTGATGGCAAATTGACGCTCAGTAAAGAAGGCGCCGCGGAGTTGATGGAAGAGATTAAACGACGGTTTGGTGATTCGTTGTAA